CTTTTATTGTTATAGAACTTGTATATACCAGCTTCCTGTTGGTGTACACAGTAATGTGAGTAATCTACAGGAGGTACTATAGACACCAAACTCAACAAGTCCTAAACTCAACTCATCCACTTCTCTCATAAACTTGCTTCTTTCACTAATTGCCCAATCTCAATCAATAGCACTATAATACATCGAATCACCAAATGTAGAAATGTGAGATCTTTCCAAGATATCCTTCTCTCTCAATCTCCATATTTGGATTTATTTGTTAAGTCCTGTCAGTTTCACCTCCTAAATGTTTCTCTCATTTATTATCTCTTCTTCATCCTACCATCCTTGCCATAGGTAAAAGACTTCAAAAGGAACAGTAAGACTCTGAGTTGTGGATGGGGCTATATCTATatcttattattataaaaataacacatggaaaactagaaacaacctaaatgtctatcaataaaGAATTATGTGAATAAATCATAACATTCTATAGAAGAATACTATGcagtaattaaaaagaattagGTATCTATATGCTgtacagtttgtgtgtgtgtgtgtgtgtgtgtgtatgtgtgaaaaaagcaagttgtaaTCAGaaaatgattccatatatatttttttaatctatgcaGGTAAAATAGATTATGGAAGGACAGAAGAAGTCTGATAGGTTTTAGAGCAAAGTGGGAAGAAAAGGACTTTGACTTTTTACTTAGATATATGTTTAtgttcttttaataatttaaaagaaacgtgtcacttttataattatacagttttttaaataaacatgctCAGAAAATTTCAGGAAATTATAAAGAGAAATCACTCAACCTGTATTCCACCTGTCAGAGATAACCAACCATAACATTCTTGTGCATGTTTTGCAGGCATCTAGGCACAGGCATATGTGCACATTTTTGTTTCATGTGCATTTGGTTATTGCTCTGCAGCCTACTTACCAGATATCATGGATATCTTCCtgtatcaaaaaatatttaactgtatattttattttaatgactgcatTATATTCTATTACATGGAATACACAGATTCCATAATTAATTTAACAGGTCTCCTATATAATAggatatttatttacataacagGAGATAACAATTTAGACCATTTCTTTTTGAGTAATACTGTACTTTGATGAATAGCATCTAACTTCTTTTTCAGTTgtgtgattatttccttaggataaattcctagaagaagaTAACTAGCTCAGAGTCTGTGTGATATGTTCATTTCTTTACAACCTCACCAGCACTAggcttcattaatatttttattttatggcaaTCTGATATGGGGGAAAAATGatgatttattttctatgtacttttttcttccaggcaatgtctatttattttattttccccttttcctagtGGTGATAtagctttaattaaaaataatgcattgATTCACTTTATATTCTAAAGgtataaacaaattatttattgttGAAGCAAAATTAAGTTTCTCAATATGTCATATCTCTGTTTTCAAAAGTTGTGGAAGCATTTTTCTTGAATGACGTAACTGAACAGTATTTAGAAGTTGAACTTTGTCcgtaagtataaaatatttcttctaactCACTACTACATATTTTGAAcacattattttctaattataaatcATGGATATAGTAAAAGCTCACTAATTCTAGTTAACTAGTCAGAATGCTAATTTGAATTAATCTGAATTATATATAATTCCTTATTTTCAAGTAAATGTATAATGTAGAATatataaggttttaaaaatattatgttgatACTATTTTCAATTCACTAATGTAGTTGGTTTTCTAATAAATTTGAAGGtgtttttgcaaaatgaaaaattagtatAAAACTCTTTCATTATTTACTCTGTAAATTTGCATTGTTATATATTAGCTATTTAGAAATAAAGAGAGGCATATTCATTATTTACTCTAAATTTGCATTATTATATATTAACTATTTAGAAATAAAGGGAGGCATATAGATATAACGAAGTGAACTACTttatgaaaatgtttcttttaggGGATTCTTTTAATAACTAGattaaactttaattttatatattacataattatgtattcatgtattccttcctttatttatcattcatttacTGAGTGTATACTATGTCACTTTATGTTCAGTGCCAAGGATAAAAACTAAATCACACATGGCTTTTCCTAGACTTACGAAAAATATTAACCTTGGACTCTTTTTGTACAAATTTAACTGGTCCTTGGGAACTCTCTACctggttggcagtttttttcctgtagaagTCAAAAAGTAAATCTATACCTACCTGTTATCTAAATTATAAGaaattttaagttaatatttagtaatgaaatatttctttatatttccattactcatttaaaatgacatttaaatactTCTCAGCATCTGTTATCTAGTAGCCTTTGTCCTTTTGTAGACTGAGCAGAGTCCCAAACAATTGATTTCAATGAGATTTtagatatcattttcttttcccttattttgaTTTCTTGCTAATGCTAGTGTGGAAAATATAGCTGTTCacaattatatttttcagaagaGTAATTATATATCTTTGTTACCCTTCAACTAACATGCCAAAatcttttattgaaaaatatgattAATTCTCATAAACTGTAATGTGAGGTAAGAAAATTTCACCATACACGTGAGGAAGCTAAGGCAAATAGGTTTACAACTTGTCTAGAAGATAGTCAAGAACTTGAATCTGCTAGAATTCTAAAGTTACATTCTTAGTTTAAATTTTTAGATGATaatatcagtttatttttatgaagTGATGACTTAGCATAAGATACATCAGATAATTAGATTATCTTTTGTTAGGAAATTATTCAATAACCATaatgtataaaattaataaattctaaAAGTTTGTTTTTAGATACATCAGGACAGTTAATAATCAAGAATCATGGTTTTGCTTCAGGCAATCAACTCCTGTGACAGTTTAACCTCTAGGAAAGCAACCTGAATatgtttgtttgaatttttaagaacttttatCGTTCTTAGGATATTCTTAAGGTTGCATAATAACAATAAAAGGAAGCAGAGAActtttaagtggaaaagaatacTTGTTTTCTGTTAGACTAGTTTCTTGAAGGAAATCCTTCCTGAAAAGCTCCCAACAGACCATCTGTGTCAAAATGTTTAGATACAGTCTTTTCCAGAGACCGTAAATTTGCTTCACGTAACTATTTGAAATCCTTTGATTCTTACTGACATGGATAATCCCAACTATGCTCTCttattagaattttcttttggGAGTATGTTGTGCTTCTCCTTGAAGATGTGACATCAGTGTCAGAACTAATGGTTGAAAGCAGGAAAACACAGCAGGCAGATAGGTCGAGGACAGTTGTATGAGAAAATAGTTACAAATTAAAGTCTTCAACCTGTTAAGTAGTTTTAGACaatctatatttttatcttccaTCTTCCTAATGAGCTTCAAGACAGTTTTCTTATAGAAATAACCTTTAATATGTTTGTTGGATTTTGACCTGGAAATTGGTGCCAGCTTCCCTTAGGATACTTTCATTTTTGGAACGAGTTTTATTATGAACTCCAGATACCCCGCCCCTTTTGCATACTTTGGAGCATCTAACCAATTGAAGTATTTCATATAGTTTCctatttaaagaatataaaaaggagtCTGAACATGTGTAGCTTTATGCATTTGACGGCAATTGCCTGGAAAGTGTTAAACTCAAAGAAGCCATTTTTAAGTAACTGAACACGCTGGCTGTCCCTGTAATTATCCAATATTCATATTGCATCttttaattatttggaaatttaGTTACAAACATACACATGGCAGATATGAAGGATAgtgaagaaaataatgtttatttcaaaCACTCatgaagaattttaattttgacaGCCATGGACAGCATTTGGTGCTTTTACTCTctggaaaaagaaatgtgtggaaagtaagtaaataaaaatatgagacaAAATCCTTAAGTGTATAagatagatagattttttaatgttaatatatacatatttaaatattactataaatatgaatttacCTTTTGTGTTTCACATGTTGTTTCTGTAGCAAGAACTTGATCTATCATTCAAAGCGTCCAGAGGAGAGACAAAATGGGAAGGTAGAGCTTATCTTCCTTGGAGTTATTTTCCACcaaatgtgacaaaattcaaTTCATTTGCAATTCATGGATCAAAAGATAAAAGAAGCTATGAAGCTCTTTACCCTGTACTTCCACATGAGCTGCAGCAAGGACAAAAACCTGATTTGTAagtaggaaataaatgaaaatatgtcccaactataacagtttttaaaaattaattcttggTAGAGTAGTAGTAACATTTTTTGGTCAAAGAAGACACGTGTAAAAGCACCAAGTAGAGTTCTATGTGTCCTGATGGTCTTCAGTGAGTATCTGGCAGACTGACTTTGGACAAACATAGTCTCTCTCACTGCTGTCAGTAGAGCACTTAGATTTCCATGGCAGTGTGAGAAAAGTCTTGCTTAGTGAGTATTACTACAACTGGCATAGAAGTGTGGTTGTAAGTTTATTTATGATCCCTTTCAGAGCGAAATGGCCAGAGGCATCTGTTTTTCCTGGTGTGAGCAAAGGGTTTTGCAAAGAGCAAAtcctttccccttgctgcttgaGAATCTGACATTAAGTCAACTCTCTAGTTCTCTTCTCCTGGTAACCTCATGAGGATAAAAATGTCAGCTCTATTTCTAGGCAGCATAGATGGAGACAGCACAGCTTTGGGATTTCCCTTTAACAGTAATGTTCTCTGTGGGGACCCTGGAAGCTATACCTAGGGAGTTATTGCAAGAAATACGGTCTCCTGTTGGACAGCGGGCATACAAGCCAGGAGATCTCCtatgctttcccattttgagtcTGATCTCTTTGCACCTGAAGCTGTCACTTAAGGAGAATGTAGCCCTGGCCAGCCTTCATGGACTGCTGCAAACACTACCAGCTCAGGGAGGAAAGCCAGCCTCTGTCCTGGGGCAAGCTGAGATTCCCGCACTACAGCTATAGCGCGTACTCAAGTGGCCAACATAGTCTGTGAGTCTGCGTGTTTAGAAAAGCCTAACAGAGACATCGTAGTGGGCTTTGTAATCTGGTACACAGATTTCGCTGCCTTTTCACCCTTGGAAAGTGCTGCACTGTTCTCCTTCTCCCTTGCCCTTCCTGTCGTGCTCTTACTCCGCTGTACTTGACTTTTTATCTCTTCTAGCTTATTCCTTTATTCTGCCAGAtgcatttttcccttttccccttgCTTTTCTAGGAAAagcctctttctccctttctttctcttatccTTCACTGTCGTTTTCTTAACTGCTTAATCTGGGTTGACTAAAACTGGCCCCGCCTGGTCAGATGGACAGAGTAGGACAGGAATCTAGATGTAACTCACCCAGGGCTCACATATCAAGATGGCATGTTTCTCTGGCTCTTCACAAGCTAATGTATTCCTGTATTCAGGCTTCCTATGTATAGGTTATCGGAGGCTTACTCTAGGTAAAAGTATGATTATGCCATTGGCTAGGGCAGAGTGATTTCCTACAGAGCAGAGTTCCATTGCAGCACGTTAGCTAACCTTTCTCTCATTAAACCACAATAGAAAGCTTCCTAATGGTTAAATGGTTTTCCTAGCAAGAAAAGAACTAGAATTAACCCTCTTTTACATAAACCTGCCTTGCTTTGGCAAAGGAGTCTGTTCTTTAATCTGTTGAGctgaaacctttaaaaaaacagttaTTTACATAACTGATATAAATCATCAAAGTTTGAATATGAAAACATCTGTAAGAGTATAATATGATTTGTTTAAGGCTAGAAGGAATGAGTCAGGTTTTCAGggttggtttttatttctccctccAGCTGTGAGGGAGCTATCTGCAGAACTGAAACGAGAGTGCTTTCAGATATGGGTGAATATTTTCAGAGTTGAATGATTGCTAGAGTGAGAAAACTGTACATGTAGAATACATCTTACCTTTGATATTCTTAAAATAGAATGTCCTATAAcagatataacaaaataaatagccCTTCAGGACAGCTTTTTCATAAATGCATAATTCATTTCAATTCCAACcatctttttctttgcatttagccATCATCTGGAATACTTCAAGCCTTTCAGTTTTAACACACTGCTTGGAGAAGAGTGGAAACAACCAGAGTCAGACCTGTGGCTAATAGAGAAACCTGATGTGTAGGAGTATAGTAGATGACCACATCAATCATTTCTTCTCTATACCTTTTAAGGTAAACTAATAATAAGTATAACCTCTTTCAAGACACCATGAACACATTtcaacaataaatatttcatagagGTCAGTGAAAGTATGTAGTATCTCTGTGGCAAATTGTGTATGAATTAACAAGAAAGTAGAAAGTTCATGTATGATTTTATCTATAAAGTGAAAATGTTTCTTGGAGTCACTTAGTCCAGGAGCCATCATGCCAAGGGGCTCTACCATCTGCCTTGCAGCACCATCACCCCACATATCCCGGACTCTGTCAACCAAAATCAATATTTCTCTTCCCACTCCCCTAAACCTCAGCCAGCTTATGACTGAACAtcttatttgtacatttttgaaCTCCATAGTAGTGTATAATAATTCTTTACTCAGactcctctgtccatttttgaaatgaatagaaaacaaTGACATATTTCAGTTGAACAGGAGGTGCACATCTGTTAAGGCATTATTAAAATACATGTGCTATTTAATTAGCTGTATTTCCTGTCTTATGACTACTTTTCTTCTGTAGAAGAAAGTGGACTGAAGTAGTCTTGAATTCGGCCAACAGATTCTGctttcatttacaaataaatgacattttcttAATGCTGTTAAACAAGATgtcaaaatgtcttcattttattttacaaacatcAAACACTCCTGGtccataattttcaaattttgtgtTATAGTTCATAGCTTGAAGCCATCTAGTAGATTATCTATGAACTTCTCCACCAAACCTGGTCCTTTACCACCATTCTTAACTCAGAGATTAGCAGTCTTACAGAAGAAGAACCTTTATTACTTGTCCAGATACCTAGTTGCCTACCCAGCGATAtagtttttcctcttcttctttgctAACTCTTATATAGCTTGAATTTTTAGGGGATTTTCTCAAGAACTACATTTACTCATATTCCTTTGCAGGTAGAAATGGCACTGTAAAACAGTTTAGGTCAACGAGATTTAAGTATACAGTGTTAGATGGGCCTTCAAGAAAAGATGCCTCACAGATGAAGGACTCTGCTGCCATGTACCTTTTGTCCTttgccttccctctccctttttcctgAATTATAGAATTGATACCCGAGGTAACATGCTTGCTCCATTGTGTTAATGAGGAGACAACCCAAGAATAGCTCAGTAGCAAGATAAAGGAGCCTGGGTTCCAAACAGCACAATAGAGTAACATATATCTGGACTGCTACCTACAGATttctttataaagagaaaatataaactgccTAATTTGTTTCCACAaatcaatctatagattcaatgcaatcccatttaaaaaaacccagaaggcTTTTTTTGGGTAGAAATTGACATGTTGATTCAgattttatatggaaatgcaaaggacctgaaatagccaaaacaattttgaaaaagtacaaagttggaggacttgtACTACCTGACTTTAAGACTTATTGAGCTtcaataatgaagaaaatatgacCTTGCATAGATTTAGacaaatatatcaatggaacagaatagagaaaccagaaaaaaactacatatagtcaattgatttttgacaaagggagagggtagtcttttcaacaaattgtgctggaataactggaaaaacatgaaaagaaattaaCTTACCTAACAACCTACAGGAAAATTAACCTAAATGTGACTGGTGAAATGAAAAAAGTTCTAGAAAAACTCTTCACATTCAAGGGTagacaaagatttttttcaaacaggacataaaaatcactaaaaaagaaaaagaatgagaaattgaacttcatcaaaatttaaaatttctgtttgtcaaaagcttccatttaagaaagcaaagaggcagtccagcaattccacccctgggtatctatatctgaaaaaaaatggaaacactaattcaaaaatgtacatggaccccaatgttcatagcagcattatttacagttgccaagatatggaagcaggcctaagtgtccatcaacagatgaatggataaagatgtggtacatatatacagttgaatactactcagccttaaaaaagaaggaaattttgccatttacaatgACAttaatggacttggagggcattatgcttagtgaaaaaagtcagagaaaaatactgtatgatatcacttatatgtggaatctaaaaaataaaacaaactagtgaatacactgtaagtcccctatatacgaacgagttctgttccgagagcgtGTTCATAAGTCTAATTTGTTCATAAATCCAACGAAGTTAGCTTAGGTACCcgactaacacaattggctatatagtactgtactgcaataggtttataatacttttcacacaaataatacataacaaacaaaaagaaaacatttttaatcttacagtacagtaccttgaaaagtacagtagtacagtacaacaggtggcatacaggggctggcatcgagtgaacaggcaagaagagttactgattggaggaaggagaggaggtgggagatggtagagctgaaggatcgacagcaataggagacggagggcaagcttcaatttcactcatgcctgacatggatggcacaggttctggttccttgctggattcaattctatttacctgcttgaaaaaatgatccagtgatgtctgggtagtagctctttttttctcgtcatagatgacacggtagcattGGACTGCAtcctgaacggctgctgcaaccttcgtgtaatGTTCTACATTCGGTTCCTGTGCCTCAAAAaataacagtgcctcctcaaataaagaaaatccccttgtcatttcctgcatcatgaatctcttcggttcttcagttacttcttcctctgtcttcgtcctttctctgggcacgtttgcatctttgaaagtttgcaacttgaagatTGGTATATGGGTGACTTACTGTAtaacaaaaaatgaacagactcacagagaacaaactagtggttaccagtggggagaagaaagggggaggATCAAgttaggggtaggagattaagaggtacaaactatgtattaaataaataagctaaaaggATATATTatgcaacacagggaatatagccaatattttataacaacaaatggaatataaccttaaaaattgtgaattactatgttgtacacctgaaacttatgtaatattgtacatcaactatacctcaatttaaaaaaaagaattagaaaaaaaagatagtgaagaggcaagccacagattgggataaaatatttaaaatagatatatctgataaaggactcttCCCAGAATACATAAAGGACTCCTACAAATCAGTAATAAAAGGACAAGCCAATTAaagagcaaaagacttgaacagacacttcacagaggaaaatatataaaagggcAATAAGTAGAAAGTATAGCAATGTTCTCAACTTCCCTTATCAccaaggaaatggaaattaaaaccacaacaaggggcttccctggtggcgcagtggttgagagtccgcctgccgatgcaggggacacgggttcgtgccccggtccgggaagatcccacatgccgcggagtggctgggcccgtgagccatggccgctgagcctgcgcgtccggagcctgtgctccgcaacgggagaggccacaacagaggcccgcgtaccgcaaaacaaacaaacaaaaacaacaacacaacaagataccactaaataaccaaaattaaaaattcacacgATGGCTAAAATTGGAAATGACTGACAATACCAAGAGTTAATGAGAATGTGGAGTACCTGCATCAAAGGTTCAGATATAAATGATAACTTTATAATAAAGTTAAGCACAAATAAAGTTAAGCAAAGTAAAGCACAAATATCCTAGATACAATCAAAACCATAGTAAAGATTGAATTTGGATGTTGCACTTTGTGAGCTATCTGAAACCTAATATGTGTCTTCTTTTTATCTGTTTAGATGCTTTGAAAATATctcttgactttcttttctttagataagaaatattttccttcttctaataCCAAGCAAGCAAAAACACATtatgttaaacattttctttGGAAAGGAACATGCAGTTCAGGGAAAATTTATCCATTAGTCAGATACAAACAATGCACCCTATAGAAACTTAGTATTTGAGAGTGGGTGTAATAGCtgtttcaaatttgtttttctactttagGACCATGAAAGAATATCATTTCTTTGTTTAAGATATGCATAAATGCATTTCCTTGCTGGGTTGTGAATTGTTCACTATAGTTATCAGGCAGATCCTCTCTTCTCGCCACGTAAATAGATTACACTGTGCATGTATTTATTCAGGTGCTTTCTCATGTGTTTTCTCAACTCCGGTAAACTAAGTCACAGTCCAGAGggaaatatactttttatttttagcccCCAAATACTTCtttttcaaccttaaaaaaacttttgccacagaaaaaataagtttctctcttccttttcttccttctttttaaaatgttaggcTTTGAGGGCAGAAGATAGTGAATATATTGATAACTAATTAATCtgatatttaaaaagagagaggatgCAAATGGTGGAGCAATTACAGTAAGCCCTCAACACTTGTGCTCCTGCCTCAAAGCCCAAGGCTCATCTCCTCGTGCCCTTTGAAGTTTCCATAGGAGTTTAACATTACTGTATTTCGGTACTTACCACCACTGTGCATTAGGAAGCTCTCCTGACCCACCTCTCATCCTCTCAGCCTAACATTTTACTCCAGCAGCCAGTTGGACTCAGGGAACTGACAGCATCCTGTCTCATGGCTTGTCTGCTGCCTCAGCTTGGGCTGGCTAAAAGTATATTTAGCCAGTCTCGAGCGTAAACTACCTTGGATGTGAGAGGGGGCTAACACCTCATGGgacaactcttttttttgtttttttttttttactttttattggcatatagttgctttacaatgttgtgttagtttctactgtccggcaaagtgaatcagctgtacgtatccatatatcccctctttttttgattttcttcccatttaggtcaccacagagcattgagtagagttccctgtgctctacagtaggttctcattagttacctattttatacatggtatcaatagtgtatatatgtgaatcccaatctcccaatcccaccctcccattcccccttggtatccatacgtttgttctctacatctgtgtctctatttctgctttgtaaataagatcgtccaaaccaattttttcagattccacatatatgcgttaatatacaagatttgtttttccaaGAAGGATGGGAATAGGTGGATAAATACTCCTCTCTTTCATCCCTTGGTTTGACAATTCAGAGGTCGATTCCACACAGCTCCGTAGAAGACACCTAAAAGGATCACACTCTAGTTGCTCACAGCAGTGGCCAAATCAAAACACAACTTATATTGCCTTTCCCTCATTTCCCGTTTTACTGTTCCTAGTTCTTTACTGCTGTTTGGAATTACTTTACCAAAATCAACCTATATGCAAGCCCTTGTCCCATGTCCGCTTCACGGGGAACCCAGGCTAAGTCAGTTGTTACCTGAAGTGGCCCTCAGAAGTAGCCCGTTAGGACGGGAATCAGGAACTGTATCACTCATGGGGCATTCAGTGATAGGGACCCcattggtggtggtgatgaccCTGGTGTAACATCAGTTACTAAGACTTTCACCAGTGGTAGACTGGCTTGAGGACCAGATGTAGGTCAAACATCAGTGTGATAGATAGCACTTGGCATAGAAGCAGTGGAAATAATAGGGACTGTGGagttaactgcttttttttttttaaacaattcggatgttgaaataatttcatttgctaTTTCTCCACTAATAAAAAGTAACAATTTGGAGGGGATTCTGAGAAGGTGGTGGAGTGGGAAGTACCAGGAATGTGTCTACCCACCTAGACAACAATTGCACCAGCAGAACTGTCTGATCTAATTGCTTTGGAACTCTGGAGTCTGTTGAAGGTGGAGTTGACTGCTTTCTGATAAAGGCTTTGGAaaccttgaaaaatgaaaatagccaCCTACAAACTAGAGGCACTTTGTGAgcatcagaaaaatgcacatcaacatttgaattaGCCGAATTTCCAGCAGCTGGAAGGCAGAAAGTGTGGAAAGTCGAGTTCAGGATTTACTGGTAAGGGTAGCTAAACTGCAAAGGAGACTGAATGCTCGGCTTTGACTCCTGTGTTGAAATTAGGGGCCTCATAAGGAAAGAGTGGGACCCTGAGACCTGGAATGAGGACAATTGAATGGATGAGACTGTTCTGGCATATCTTGAACCCCACATTTTCCTTCACCCTCCGGGCTGGCAGAAGCAGCTCCTTTACCCTCGTTAGAGGCAATCATCCTCAACTTGCCTAGACATTCCCCCCAAAACCTCACCTACGGCAGATCGTCAGAAATAGTACTTGCCAAAACATGCCATTTCCTCaccagactgaaaatgagggtcAGATTGCAGCACGGCTCAAGCGGAAATGGCAGTAATAAGTACATGCCATGGGAAGAAGTACTGTGTTCACTGAAAGGTTATGGGACCTGGAACCAGGGAAGTACATGTTGGAGTGGATCTAGTTATTCTACTAGAGAAGGCAGTATATATGGCTGGAAAGGGGAAAAATTTATTGGCACGGGATGTTAAACTTGGGGCTTAACACCTTGACAAGGCTAGtttggggaaaatacaagataaGCCTAGAGCATCTtctagtgccagaaagtaaagaagcactaaaaaggaaaataaataactaaatcagTGGGCACTACCCATTTTCTGATCACTTCTTGTCCTAATTTTtctctataagaaaaaaatttataaaattgactATTATAACCATTTATTATCACCaacaattatttttcatgtaaggAATAGTGAAAATATTATCACTAGAGCTAGGATGACCCATGTATGAAGAATATAAGAAACTAGAAGTTATAAATCTATGAAAAGTGAGGAGTCTCTGTATAAATTTCACCTTATAATTTCATGATAAATagtacttaaaaatattattttccatacaGTGTGATCCATAAATTTTATGCCTGATGTTTATAAATCTAATATGtaatttaaaggagaaatagtAGAAAATATTGTCAAATGATATACACTTGACCATTTGTATGAATTACAGTAATATGTAATAACATAATTGGCTATTGAGAGAGCTTTAgtgt
This DNA window, taken from Delphinus delphis chromosome 5, mDelDel1.2, whole genome shotgun sequence, encodes the following:
- the C5H4orf33 gene encoding UPF0462 protein C4orf33 homolog; the encoded protein is MVGKHSLQMDFKIEHTWDGFPVKHEPVFVRLNPGDRGVMMEVSAPFFNDPPAPLGEPGKPFNELWDYEVVEAFFLNDVTEQYLEVELCPHGQHLVLLLSGKRNVWKQELDLSFKASRGETKWEGRAYLPWSYFPPNVTKFNSFAIHGSKDKRSYEALYPVLPHELQQGQKPDFHHLEYFKPFSFNTLLGEEWKQPESDLWLIEKPDV